In the genome of Desulfonauticus submarinus, the window TATTATGAAGAATATCCACAGGATTAGGATAATTTAAAGTAAAAGCTACCCCCCCATACAAAGAAAAATCTAAACCATGAGTTAATTTTTTTTCAATAAAGTACACTCCCTCTGGAGTTTTCTTGTCTCCTTCTTTTTGTTTGTCTCCTCTTACTTGTCCAGTAGTACACGGCAAGACAAAAATTTGTTTTAATGGACTATGATTTGAAAAAAAATAAAGTTTTTGTTGCTCTTTGCTAACAACAAAAAAATAACTTGGTAAAAATTGATTATTCTCTACCCTAAGTATCCATTCTGCCCTAGCCTCCCAGGACATGAGTAAACTTAACCAAGTTAAAAGAAAAGCAATTTTACCAAGTAAAGACAACCTGACCCTCTGGACCTGCAAACATCAATTCTTTAAAATTTGCAATATAAGGGAATCTAATAATATAAAAACTCTGCCATGGATTTGTAAATGGGAAAAATTCCTTTATCTTAGGGTAAGGCCATTCAAGCTCTCTAACTTCTAAAGGATAAATTTTTTTATTATTCTGGACAAGAAAAATTGACCATAATGGAGAAAGAATTTTAATTTTAGATAACTCATCAGTTGTAGAAGAAATAGCTACAAAAAATTCTATACTCTCTTTCCCTTCTTCTAAAACCTTTTGGGAAAACGCATCTTTTTCCTCTTTACTTAAACTATACACTTTTGCCCACTTTCTAACAAATGCTTTACGCCAGTCCATACTCTTATACACGCAAGAGACATCTATAACTTCATCTAATCCAACATATATCTTTTGATTATTAGTCCATTTTTTACTAATAGAATAATAATCTGTGGATTCAGATGGCCACAGTATTTTTTCCATCTCCTTAGAAGAACACCCACAATTTAATATCAAAGCCACTACAAATATAAATTTCAAATATCTCATCTCTTGTCTATCCTTTTACCAATGCAACCAATTCCCCTCTAGTAAAAATAGAGTATAGATTGTAACCTTCTTTTTCAAGAGATGCCCTTCCTCCTTCTTCCCTATCTAAAACACAAATTATATCTTCTACCACAAGTCCACTATCCTTTACCCGCTCACATGCTTTTAAAACAGAGCCTCCTGTTGTGATAACATCCTCTAAAATACACACCCTATCCCCTGAAGAAAAATTTGCCAAACCCTCTAAAAATTGATTTGTCCCATGTCCTTTTGCTTTTTTGCGGACAATAAATCCAAATAAGGGCATTTTTTCTAAATAAGATGTCAAAACTACTGAACTGACTAAAGGATCTGCTCCTAAAGTCATTCCTCCAACACCTACAATAGGATAGGGCAAATTTCGAATAATCTGCATAAATATCCTGCCTAAAAGATAACTTCCTTCTGGATGTAGGGCTGTCTGTTTACAGTCGAAATAATAATCGGATTTTTTACCAGATGTCAAAACAAAGTTACCTTCTTTATAAGATTTTTCATAAAGTAAACTAGCTAATCTTTTTTTTAAATCTTCCACAACTACTCTCCAAACACCCGGTTATAAATTAAATCTACATATCTTATATAATAGTTTAAATCAAATATGCTGTCTAATTCTTCCTTAGACAAATAATTGGTAATGTCTTGATTCTCTCTAATTTTCTTTTCAAAAGAAACCTTTTCCTCCCAACAAGAAAGAGCTGTCTTTTGAACTAACTCATATGCTTGTTGTCTTTTTAAGCCTTTATCAATCAAGGCTAAAAGAACTCTCTGAGAATAAAAAAGACCAAAAGAAGACATTAAATTTCTTGCCATATTGTCTTTATTTATCTTTAAATTACTTAAAATAGAATTCAATCGATGCAGCATATAATGCACCAAAATAGTAGAATCTGGCATAATTACGCGCTCTACAGAAGAATGACTGATATCCCTCTCATGCCATAAAGCCATATTTTCCATGGAAGCTAAAGAGTTTGTTCTTACCAATCTTGCCAATCCACTCAGGTTTTCGGCAGAAATAGGATTTTTCTTATGAGGCATTGCTGAGGATCCTTTCTGTCCTTTGCTAAAGCCCTCTTCTACTTCTAAAACCTCTGTTCGCTGAAGGTGTCTTAATTCTACACAAAGGCGCTCAACTCCTCCTGCAATAAGCGCCAGCGAAGTAAAATAATGGGCATATCTATCTCTTTGCACTATTTGGGTAGAAATAGGATCAACTCTTAATCCTAGAATTTCACAGGCAATTTTTTCCACTTCTGGAGATAAATGGGCATAGGTTCCTACAGCGCCAGAAATTTTACCAATACGAATATTTTCTACAGCATTTTTCCATCTTTTTTTATGGCGCATAAACTCAGCATAAAATCCTGCCATTTTTAAGCCAAAACTAGTAGGTTCAGCATGCACTCCATGAGTTCTACCAATCACAATAAGCTCTTTATGCTCATAAGAAAGTTTTTTTAAGGTGTCTAAGACTAAGTCTAAAGCGTCTTGAATAAGCTTTCCTGCACGTACTAACAAAATACTATTCGCAGTATCTACAATATCTGAAGAAGTACAGCCTAAGTGAATAAACCTAGAAGCAGCTCCCACCTTTTCTTCTACTGCAGTTAAAAAAGCTATTACATCATGTTTTGTCTGCTCTTCTATTTCTAAAATCCTATTTAGATCAAAATCAGCCTTTTCGCGAATTTCTTGCATTTCCTTAACCGGAATTACTCCTAACTTATGCCATGCCTCACAAACAGCCAATTCCACTTCTAGCCATACCCTAAACTTATTTTCTAAAGTCCAGATAGATCCCATTTCAGGGCGAGTATAACGTTCTATCATTGCTCTCCCCTTGATATATGTTTCAAGAAAAAATAAAAAAGGCAGCTACCTGCTGCCTTGCGAAATCTAACCTCAAGACTTGGCGCTTCCACCAGACGAAATGCTGCAACTTTTTCCAGAGGAATTGTTTTTGGAAGAAGTGTTAGAAGTTTTTCCTCCTCCATTATTAGCAGAAGACCTACTACAGTAATCTGTCACATACCATCCAGAACCTTTTAACACAAAAGAAGTGTTAGAGATAAGACGATGGGTACTCCCCCCACATACGGGGCAAGGAATATCTTGTTCATCAAAATTCTTTTGCCATTCTTCAAAAACATGACCACATTCCTTACATTGATACTCATAAATAGGCATCTTTCCACCTCCAGCAAAAAAGTGCAGCACCAGATAAGTATTTTACCAAAAGAGTCAAGAATATTATTTACCTTTAGATTTTTTAGCAGCTTCTATTGCTTCTTTTATGCGTTGTTTTAATCTTTTTTCTCTTCTCTTCCGTCTCCTGTCTAGCTCTTTACGGCGTTCAATTTTCTTATGTCTAGCCATCTTACCCTCCTTTAAATTTCCAAAGCTCAAACTATCTTAATTAACTAAATTTTTTTTACTTGTCCAGAAATATAGGGTAAGATATACCTCCCAAAAATAAAAAAGGCAGCCCAACCATTTTGAGCTGCCTTTTTTTACCAAATATTCTTCTTTAATTATAAAAGAGGCAAATACTTTTTAATTTCATATTCTGTTACTTGGGTTCTATAAGCATCCCATTCCATTTTCTTATTTTCAATAAATTTATTAAAAATATGCTCACCCAAAGCCTCTTTTACTACTTCACTTTTTTCCATAGCTTCAATCGCTTCATTCAAGCTGCCAGGCAAACTTTCTATACCGTATTTTGCTCTTTCAGCTTCGTTCATTTCAAAAATATCTTCTTCTACTGGAGCTGGTAACTCATATTTCTCTTCTATTCCCTTAAGACCAGCTGCCAACATAACAGCAAATGCCAAATAAGGATTACAAGCTGGATCTGGAGAACGAAGTTCTATTCTCGTGGCAGCTTCTTTCCCTGGTTTGTACATAGGCACTCTAATAAGAGAAGACCTATTTCTTCTCGCCCAAGCAACATATACTGGAGCCTCATACCCAGGAACCAAACGTTTATAAGAGTTTACCCATTGATTACAAATAGCAGTAATTTCTGGAGCATGCTTTAATAGACCAGCAATATAATGGCGGCACTCTTCACTTAAATTATACTCACCTTTAGGGTCAAAAAACACATTTTTACCATTTTTAAACAATGACTGATGCACATGCATTCCGCTTCCATTTTGTCCAAATAATGGCTTGGGCATAAAAGTAGCATAGCAACCATGCTTTCTTGCAGTTTCTTTTACAATAACTCGATAAGTTACTGCAGTATCAGCCATCTTAACTGCTTCTTGATAACGCAAATCAATCTCATGCTGACTTGGAGCTACTTCATGATGGCTATATTCCACAACAATTCCCATCTTATTTAAAGCAAAAATAATATCTCTTCGCACATCATTACCAAGGTCTAAAGGAGGAGCATCAAAATATCCACCTCTATCTAAAAGAGTAGTTTCCCTTTCATTAGGAAATAAAAAGAATTCCAATTCTGGACCTACATAAAAAGCATAGCCCTTTTCTGCAGCCTTCTCAGTCATACGCTTTAAAGCATAACGACTATCACCCTCATAAGGAGTTCCATCTGGATTTTTTATGTCACAAAACATTCTAGCAACGGGCTTTTCAGTTGGTCTCCAAGCCACCAACTGAAAGGTAGTAGGATCTGGGAAAGCTACCATGTCACTTTCTTGAATTCTACAAAACCCTTCTATTGAGGAACCATCAAATCCCATTCCCTCTTCAAATGCTCCCTCCAACTCACTAGGGGTAACCTGAAAACTCTTTAATACGCCTAAAACATCTACAAACCAAAATTGAATAAAACTTACATCATACTCTTTAACTGCCTTTAAAACATCATCTGCATTTTTACAATTAAACTTTGGAAAATCAGACATAACTCCTCCATTAATTAAAGTTTTTAATGCTTAATCCCTAACAAATTATATGCCAACACAAAAACAACATTAATTACAACATATTAGAAGAAAACCATTATCTTCGCCATTTTTTTCTCCATTTTTTTTACAAAATTGGCAAAATAAATCTTTTTCTCTTTAAGCTAATTTTCCATTTTTGTAAAAATAACTTATAATTTTATTATAAAAAATTTTTTCTTATCTAAGTATCTAAAAAAATTATTTTTTAGAGAAAACTTATTTTTATCTAAATTTTCCATTTTTGTAAAAACTCTCTACTTTTACCTCCATTGTTTAAAAATCTAAGTAGAGAAGTTCCAAAAACAACTCCATCGATGAAAGAAATTATGGGTTTAATTTGAGTAGGATTTGAGAGTCCAAATCCTAAAACCACAGGACAAGAAAAAATCTTTTTTATTTTCTCAAGAAGAGAAAGTAAACTATCTTCTATAAAAAGTTCATTGCCTGTAATTCCTAAAACAGAAACGATATAAACAAAAGGGGGATCTAACTCAGCATACGCCTTCATACGTTTTATAGAAGTATTTAAGCCGATTAAAGGGATATACCTAACTTTACTCTGTTTTGGAAAGTATCTTTGATACTCTTCCAAAGGCAAATCTGGAATAATAAGTCCTTTTACCCCAACCTTGGAACAATCTTCAATTAACTTCTTAAGCCCATATTTATAAAATGGATTAAAATAACCCATTAACACTAAAGGTGAATTAAACTTTCTTTGCGCTAATCCATCTAAAATATATTTTATATCTACACCTTCTTGAATAGCCTTCAAAGAAGCAGCTTCAATAACTGGGCCATCTGCCACAGGATCTGAAAATGGGACACCTATTTCAATAATATCAGCCCCATTTTCATCTAACTCTTTTAATTCCTCCCAAAAATTTTTTTTGTCTGGAAACCCAGCAGTGATAAATGGAATTAAAGCTACTCTTGAATTCTTTTTAACCTCATTAAATTTATAAACAAAACTATCAGACATCTTTATTAACTCCTTCTAGTAGTTTTTAAAAACAATATCTAAATCTTTATCCCCTCTGCCAGACAAGTTTACTACCACATTAGTCTCCTTAGATAATTGATTTTTTAGCTTAAATGCATAGGCTAGAGCGTGAGAACTTTCTAATGCAGGAATAATCCCCTCAGAGGAGCTAAGTTTATAAAAAGCAGCCAAAGCTTCTTGGTCATAAACGACTTCATAACGCGCCCTGCCAATACTTTGAAAGTAGGCATGTTCTGGCCCAACCCCAGGATAATCAAGACCTGGGGCAATAGAGTGAGAAGGTAATATTTGTCCTTCTTTAGTCTGCAAAAGTGCAGTCATGGTGCCATGAAGAACACCTGGGGTCCCTTTAGTTAAGGTAGCTGAATGAAAATCCTCCTCTTTACCACTTCCCCCTGCTTCTACACCAATTAATTCTACATCTTTATCCTCAAAAAAAGGATAGAAAATGCCCATGGCATTTGAACCTCCACCAACACAAGCAATAATTTTGTCTGGCAAACACCCCATCTGCTCATAACACTGTTTTTTAGCCTCTCTTCCAATAACAGCCTGCAGCTCTCTTACTAACAAAGGAAAGGGATGGGGTCCTACCACAGATCCTATACAATAATGAGTGTCTTTTTGATGAGAAATCCAGTACCGCAAAGCCTCATTAATTGCATCTTTCAAGGTTTTTGTACCACTATCCACAGACTTAACCTCTGCCCCAAGGAGTTCCATTCTTTTTACATTTAAGGCTTGCCTTTTTACATCTAAAGCTCCCATAAAGACTATACATTTTAATCCTAGCATAGCAGCAGCTGTTGCTGTTGCTACTCCATGTTGCCCTGCGCCTGTC includes:
- the pyrE gene encoding orotate phosphoribosyltransferase, whose protein sequence is MEDLKKRLASLLYEKSYKEGNFVLTSGKKSDYYFDCKQTALHPEGSYLLGRIFMQIIRNLPYPIVGVGGMTLGADPLVSSVVLTSYLEKMPLFGFIVRKKAKGHGTNQFLEGLANFSSGDRVCILEDVITTGGSVLKACERVKDSGLVVEDIICVLDREEGGRASLEKEGYNLYSIFTRGELVALVKG
- the purB gene encoding adenylosuccinate lyase, which produces MIERYTRPEMGSIWTLENKFRVWLEVELAVCEAWHKLGVIPVKEMQEIREKADFDLNRILEIEEQTKHDVIAFLTAVEEKVGAASRFIHLGCTSSDIVDTANSILLVRAGKLIQDALDLVLDTLKKLSYEHKELIVIGRTHGVHAEPTSFGLKMAGFYAEFMRHKKRWKNAVENIRIGKISGAVGTYAHLSPEVEKIACEILGLRVDPISTQIVQRDRYAHYFTSLALIAGGVERLCVELRHLQRTEVLEVEEGFSKGQKGSSAMPHKKNPISAENLSGLARLVRTNSLASMENMALWHERDISHSSVERVIMPDSTILVHYMLHRLNSILSNLKINKDNMARNLMSSFGLFYSQRVLLALIDKGLKRQQAYELVQKTALSCWEEKVSFEKKIRENQDITNYLSKEELDSIFDLNYYIRYVDLIYNRVFGE
- a CDS encoding FmdB family zinc ribbon protein; translated protein: MPIYEYQCKECGHVFEEWQKNFDEQDIPCPVCGGSTHRLISNTSFVLKGSGWYVTDYCSRSSANNGGGKTSNTSSKNNSSGKSCSISSGGSAKS
- the glnA gene encoding type I glutamate--ammonia ligase, translating into MSDFPKFNCKNADDVLKAVKEYDVSFIQFWFVDVLGVLKSFQVTPSELEGAFEEGMGFDGSSIEGFCRIQESDMVAFPDPTTFQLVAWRPTEKPVARMFCDIKNPDGTPYEGDSRYALKRMTEKAAEKGYAFYVGPELEFFLFPNERETTLLDRGGYFDAPPLDLGNDVRRDIIFALNKMGIVVEYSHHEVAPSQHEIDLRYQEAVKMADTAVTYRVIVKETARKHGCYATFMPKPLFGQNGSGMHVHQSLFKNGKNVFFDPKGEYNLSEECRHYIAGLLKHAPEITAICNQWVNSYKRLVPGYEAPVYVAWARRNRSSLIRVPMYKPGKEAATRIELRSPDPACNPYLAFAVMLAAGLKGIEEKYELPAPVEEDIFEMNEAERAKYGIESLPGSLNEAIEAMEKSEVVKEALGEHIFNKFIENKKMEWDAYRTQVTEYEIKKYLPLL
- the trpA gene encoding tryptophan synthase subunit alpha, with the protein product MSDSFVYKFNEVKKNSRVALIPFITAGFPDKKNFWEELKELDENGADIIEIGVPFSDPVADGPVIEAASLKAIQEGVDIKYILDGLAQRKFNSPLVLMGYFNPFYKYGLKKLIEDCSKVGVKGLIIPDLPLEEYQRYFPKQSKVRYIPLIGLNTSIKRMKAYAELDPPFVYIVSVLGITGNELFIEDSLLSLLEKIKKIFSCPVVLGFGLSNPTQIKPIISFIDGVVFGTSLLRFLNNGGKSREFLQKWKI
- the trpB gene encoding tryptophan synthase subunit beta; the protein is MTNTYFGKFGGQFVPELLMPPLQELEEAMNTFLGSREFKERLESILIHYAGRPTPLYFCPNLSEELGFRLWLKREDLTHTGAHKINNTLGQALLAKFMGKTQLIAETGAGQHGVATATAAAMLGLKCIVFMGALDVKRQALNVKRMELLGAEVKSVDSGTKTLKDAINEALRYWISHQKDTHYCIGSVVGPHPFPLLVRELQAVIGREAKKQCYEQMGCLPDKIIACVGGGSNAMGIFYPFFEDKDVELIGVEAGGSGKEEDFHSATLTKGTPGVLHGTMTALLQTKEGQILPSHSIAPGLDYPGVGPEHAYFQSIGRARYEVVYDQEALAAFYKLSSSEGIIPALESSHALAYAFKLKNQLSKETNVVVNLSGRGDKDLDIVFKNY